One Ooceraea biroi isolate clonal line C1 chromosome 6, Obir_v5.4, whole genome shotgun sequence genomic window carries:
- the LOC105287898 gene encoding uncharacterized protein LOC105287898 isoform X3: protein MIFATTLLEKAKTLLNSKDTYNSVSPKNIMANDSPNLVKPSLSTSVVLNDTENILQDNTTSDSENISDTQDTEVNKEKWEHRAILLLISLYKEKSYMLQKGSHKKLWTEISQCMKEKKYKFTGSQCNNKMDALKRRYRQIIDHNAQSGNDRKEWIYLDVLDEILRKKNWIKPLAVAGSNIKESEHSPLTDNNDENEPPTKQRKMSLTEARANFLKVSLAEKKLKREETANYRATKLQILREIKKVYKRQTKKQE from the exons ATGATATTTGCTACTACATTATTAGAAAAAGCAAAAACATTACTTAATTCCAAAGATACATATAATTCTGTTTCACCAAAAAATATTATGGCAAATGATAGTCCTAACCTAGTTAAACCTAGTTTAAGCACAAGTGTAGTTCTTAATGACACTGAAAATATACTTCAAGATAATACTACTTCTGACAgtgaaaacatttcagataCACAAGACACAG aggtaaataaagaaaaatgggAACATAGAGCTATACTTCTTCTAATATcgttatataaagaaaaatcataTATGCTGCAAAAAGGTAGTCATAAAAAACTGTGGACAGAAATTTCTCAGTGCATGAAGGAAAAGAAATACAAGTTTACTGGCAGTCAGTGCAATAACAAAATGGATGCATTAAAGAGACGATATCGTCAAATTATTGACCACAATGCTCAAAGTGGGAACGATAGAAAGGAATGGATATATTTAGAT GTGTTAGATGAGATTTTGCGAAAGAAAAATTGGATAAAACCATTAGCTGTAGCAGgatcaaatattaaagaatCTGAACATTCACCATTAACTGATAACAATGATGAAAATGAACCACCAACTA agCAAAGAAAGATGTCATTAACTGAAGCAAGagcgaattttttaaaagtttcattagcagaaaaaaaattaaaaagagaagaaactgCTAATTACAGAGCAACAAAGTTACAAATattaagagaaataaaaaaagtgtatAAAAGACAGACAAAGAAGCAAGAATAA
- the LOC113562160 gene encoding ATP-dependent DNA helicase PIF1-like — protein sequence MIFNLTLMYIHLRLSEIFNTNDCEDGWFGQKHIFVFGDLLQLPPVHDDPVFVRLPNDKIDKCIGSLTAVNLWTTLFDYDELTINMYQQGDDSYRQLLSRIRIGLLTKSDCEILENRQISFKGDSFESRLNEICNFINDFPLDIVCLLPTRHMCDVLNAAMLNRIASKEILLIAKDTIDCIPYVRKKVSKVLSNNDDDNSKTAGLSKEIAIKIGAKVMIRRNIDATLGLVNGTIAKVISVVQDTSTDDVEKIKLLLPSGLEYLIERVSVKFEVVDRVFVTRKQFPLCLSYGITIHKSQGLSLQSAIMDIDNSIFNCGQVYVALSRVTSLKGLHLINYDPSSVIADEKAIREYNRPRNQYKPETEIITVGKERYRKVKDVPWALSKVSTSIQENYQNQKLRQNVVWVLHGFQNTDNVSCYAANAALQCLI from the coding sequence atgatatttaatttgactttaatgtacatacatcttcgattgtctgaaatatttaatactaacGATTGTGAAGACGGTTGGTTCGGTCAAAAGCACATTTTTGTATTTGGTGATCTGCTGCAATTACCTCCTGTACATGACGATCCTGTTTTTGTACGATTACCAAACgacaaaattgataaatgtatCGGTTCTTTAACTGCTGTTAATTTGTGGACTACATTATTTGATTATGATGAGTTGACGATCAATATGTATCAGCAAGGGGATGACTCTTATCGACAGTTGTTGTCAAGAATTCGTATTGGTTTATTGACAAAGTCTGATTGCGAGATTCTTGAAAATAGACAAATATCGTTTAAAGGTGATTCTtttgaatctagattaaacgaaatatgtaattttattaatgattttccgttGGACATTGTTTGTTTATTGCCTACACGTCATATGTGTGATGTTCTTAATGCTGCAATGTTAAACCGCATTGCTTCGaaagagatattattaattgccaaAGACACGATTGACTGTATACCATAtgtgagaaagaaagtatcaaaagtattatcgaataatgatgatgataattctAAAACTGCTGGACTTTCaaaagaaattgcaattaagATTGGAGCAAAAGTTATGATAAGGCGTAATATTGATGCTACTTTAGGTCTTGTGAATGGTACAATAGCTAAGGTAATATCAGTTGTACAAGATACGTCTACCGATgatgtagaaaaaataaagcttcTTTTACCATCAggattagaatatttaattgaaagagtGAGCGTTAAATTTGAAGTGGTGGATAGAGTGTTTGTTactagaaaacaatttccattGTGTCTGAGTTATGGAATCACCATTCATAAAAGTCAAGGATTGAGCCTACAAAGTGCTATTATGGACATAGACAActctatatttaattgcgGTCAAGTTTATGTTGCATTATCACGAGTAACGTCTCTAAAAgggttgcatttaattaactatGATCCTTCGTCAGTAATAGCTGACGAAAAAGCTATTAGAGAATATAATCGACCAAGAAATCAGTATAAACcagaaacagaaataattactgttggaaaagaacgctatcgcaaagtgaaagatgttcCATGGGCATTGTCAAAAGTAAGTACTTCAATTCAAGAGAATtatcaaaatcaaaaattaCGGCAAAATGTTGTTTGGGTTTTACATGGTTTTCAAAATACAGACAATGTTTCATGTTATGCTGCAAATGCAGCATTACAATGTCTAATTTAA
- the LOC105287898 gene encoding uncharacterized protein LOC105287898 isoform X1 — protein sequence METFVQCKNISLHDEEDNNQQLIDLKLLDEATNVQYNIKVQKEMYTRAHNDMIFATTLLEKAKTLLNSKDTYNSVSPKNIMANDSPNLVKPSLSTSVVLNDTENILQDNTTSDSENISDTQDTEVNKEKWEHRAILLLISLYKEKSYMLQKGSHKKLWTEISQCMKEKKYKFTGSQCNNKMDALKRRYRQIIDHNAQSGNDRKEWIYLDVLDEILRKKNWIKPLAVAGSNIKESEHSPLTDNNDENEPPTKQRKMSLTEARANFLKVSLAEKKLKREETANYRATKLQILREIKKVYKRQTKKQE from the exons ATGGAGACATTTgtacaatgtaaaaatatctctCTACATGATGAAGAGGACAATAACCAACAACTGATTGATTTAAAATTACTTGATGAAGCAACAAATgtccaatataatataaaagtacaaaagGAAATGTATACTCGTGCTCATAATG ACATGATATTTGCTACTACATTATTAGAAAAAGCAAAAACATTACTTAATTCCAAAGATACATATAATTCTGTTTCACCAAAAAATATTATGGCAAATGATAGTCCTAACCTAGTTAAACCTAGTTTAAGCACAAGTGTAGTTCTTAATGACACTGAAAATATACTTCAAGATAATACTACTTCTGACAgtgaaaacatttcagataCACAAGACACAG aggtaaataaagaaaaatgggAACATAGAGCTATACTTCTTCTAATATcgttatataaagaaaaatcataTATGCTGCAAAAAGGTAGTCATAAAAAACTGTGGACAGAAATTTCTCAGTGCATGAAGGAAAAGAAATACAAGTTTACTGGCAGTCAGTGCAATAACAAAATGGATGCATTAAAGAGACGATATCGTCAAATTATTGACCACAATGCTCAAAGTGGGAACGATAGAAAGGAATGGATATATTTAGAT GTGTTAGATGAGATTTTGCGAAAGAAAAATTGGATAAAACCATTAGCTGTAGCAGgatcaaatattaaagaatCTGAACATTCACCATTAACTGATAACAATGATGAAAATGAACCACCAACTA agCAAAGAAAGATGTCATTAACTGAAGCAAGagcgaattttttaaaagtttcattagcagaaaaaaaattaaaaagagaagaaactgCTAATTACAGAGCAACAAAGTTACAAATattaagagaaataaaaaaagtgtatAAAAGACAGACAAAGAAGCAAGAATAA